DNA sequence from the Vicia villosa cultivar HV-30 ecotype Madison, WI linkage group LG3, Vvil1.0, whole genome shotgun sequence genome:
ACAATAAATAAACAACCACGAAATAGAGAACCAAGAAACCAGAAAAAACCAAAATTTTTGAGCTACTGTTCGAGCTTCATATCTCTCACTACAAACAACTTTTTACTGATCCAACCGTTCAGATTGAAGTACTGGAACTCACAAAACTTGGCCAAATTTTAACTTGATCCGACGGTGAACGAAGGTGTGGCAACAAACCTAAAAATGCTGCTCAAAATTGTGCGAAATGCTCTTTGTTCTCTTCTCTCTCACTTATTATGTTTTGGTTTCTGTTGCAATTAGCCTTAATTTCTTCACTCTAAAGCGAGACAACTGGGCTTGATAAGTTTGGATTTTTCTCCATATTATTGAAAGCTAAAAAACCCAACACATTTGTAAATAAAGATGAATCAAATGTAattgaaacttaaaaaaaaaaacctacgtAAGGAATAAGAAGAAAACTATCAAGTTgtagtatttttaatttaactttataatAAAAGAATAAGAAGAAAACCACCATGTATgagttatttttaatttcttttatttaattaagtaaTAGGAGAAAAATATTTTGCTAAGATTTTAAGCCAActcatttcattttttatattaataattattagtgaATAATTGAGAAATCGTTTTTGAATTAGTAGTAAGAGTTTGGTAATTTGtatgaaaattattattattattattattattattattattattattattatttatttaatttttttagcttttttaatttaataagattttttaaattcaattaataataattattaatggaTACTTGTGAGATTGTTTTTGAATTAAcagttaaatataattattttttaaattgagaaaaacttgcatggatacgaacaTAAATAATGAGTGTTAGGAATAACCAATAAGAAAAGagacaattttaaatttatttaaaatttaatttctttattaattagattcatggggtggttgtgattgagtagaagagagagaaaaaatatttttattttttaattaaataaaaaattgtgattgattgtttgtatagccaaatatttttcttttaaattagtAATGAAAGGTGGTTTTAAATACGTGTCCTATCAATAAATTTCAGTCCTACTTTTTagtgattttttaaattaaaataagattGGTAGCGGAGTCTTGCAATCCTTATCAAGTACAAGTAGTGAGGCAGTGTATATATGTTGGTTTAGTTACTGTAGATTCTAATCGAGAGACATGAGATCTCCCAAACATATGAGAACAAATCCTAACATCTTCTCTTCCGCCGAACTTCCTTTTGATGTGATTTCAGAAATACTAGGTAGGTTATCGGTGAAGTCCCTTCTCCAATTCCGATGCGTCTCCAAATCATGGAAGTCACTCATCTCTGATCCACAATTTGCTAAAAAGCACCTTAACTTGTCCACCACGCGCCGCCTCCTCCGTGTAAGCTACGACAGTCCCTCGCACAGGTTTATTTTAAATTCTTACTCCCTCCAATCCGTTTTCACAGATACAAACTATAACCTCACTCGATTCCAGTTTCCCCTCGATGTTATTTCTGAACGCTACTCCCATCACCTTGTTGGCTCTTGTGACGGAATTCTCTGTGTTGCCAATTATCGCATTTCCCCGGATTATAAACGTTTCGTTGTACTGTGGAATCCTTCTATTAGAAAATATAAGGAATTGCCCCATTTTGAAAACCCAGCTGAGCTCTATCGCCTTCGGCTTCGTATGACATATGGCTTCGGCTATGATCATGTTTCTCATGATTACAAACTGCTTGTTCTTTACAGCTGCCTCACTGAACACACAACCAGAGCAAAGGTTTATACTTTGAAGACTGATTCTTGGAGAACCATTCAACCGTTCCCTTCAGATTTTGGTACTCTCCCTGATTATCCACAGGGAAGATATGGAAAATATGTAAGCAGTACAGTTAATTGGATGACCTGTCAACGCTGgattgtttcttttgatttagTCAACGAGTCTTATAGAAAGATTTTGCCTCCTCGACAACAAAGAGAACCTATATATTTGGGTTTGAGTGTGTTGAGGGATTGGTTATGCATAATTTCGGATCATGATGTTTGGGTCATGAAGGAATATGGAATTCGAGACTCTTGGACTAAATTGTTCAATGTTACTCACTTGCTAGATCCTCCATCTAATTCTTTTCGCTTGACAAATGTAATCTTTCAAGACGATCAAGTGCTGCTCGTGTTTAAACATTTTTTGGGTAGTATGTCGTTGATTGTTTACAATTTCAAGAATGATACTTCTAAAGTTAGTTCAATGTTGAAAGACATCTCAGAAGATTGTGTTGAGAGTTTGATATCACCTTGGTCTTAATGCTAGAATTATTTTTGAAGTAGATCAAGATCAAATGCTGCAATGCTGCTGTTGCTGTTTCAGGAGACTTCAAGAAAGAAATTTAGTGTTGAAAGTTTgttactttatttttattattctttatttttaactGAAATTAgtgattttttttcatatatgtattttagtttctttgttaTGGTAACTTAATACTAATTCTTAACTTTTTATTGTgatattttgttttgaattgaacaaTTGAATTTTCTAGCAATACATTTTATATAGAATCTCTTGTATTTTTATTGACGTACCGTGCTttgatttttctaattctttacaACTACTGCTATTGCAATTTCTGCTGTTTCATTCTTAACATCATATTTACTTGACAGCAACACCAATAAACTCTGATAAATTGAGGCAGGATGAGGCGCTATAGTGTTAtgcaaatgaattaaaatacaggTGATGAAAAGGAGTACGAATGCATACATCATGTATTAGACTTATGTTGTTCTGCCTCCTTCATTTAACTGTCTTGAGATGATAATATATGGGCTAAAGGCATTTGTGTATTATGGGATTGTTGCCAGGAAGTTTTGGGAAGACACAATCGCTAACCGTTGCATCAGATTCAATTGAAGTTGTTCATACTGGTGCGGCTTTGCATTGGTGGCCATCTCCCTCCAATACTGTAAGTTACACATCTTTTTTGATGAAATTTAGGGTAAACTTTTTATCACCTACATGTTGATACTAGTCATGTATTGAGTAACCACTTGGTTGGAAATTCAGTTGTTATTTTCTGTTTTTGAATCCTTTTTTCAAACTGCATGTTAACCTAAGGGAGAGGTTAGTGGACCTTGGAGATGAATCCACTTAGTTTTTAACATTTAATATGGTCACACTTTGTGATCCTTAACCTTTACTCTCAAGTTTCTAACCCAAACTTACTTTCACTCATAAATTAGCTCCTTATCTCATATCACATGCATGCTGGAACTTATTTCATGCTAACTTTCTTTGAAATCTGTTAAAACAGAGCCCCAAGTTTATTCACTGCacttaattgatttatttatcaCATAACTCTATATTTTCAATGTCAAAAATAATATGATGCATCATTTTTAGATTTTGTATTTTGTAGTTCATGCACCATTTTCAGATTTTGTATTTTGTAGTTCATGCACCATTTTCTTTGCTTTATAAAAAAAAGTCATATTTAGTCACCAAGactcttaatttaatttaatgttccgttttagttttttaattaaaaaatattacaagttaGTCCCTTAATTTCACTTCGGTTATTTTATTTGTTACATTCCGTTAATTTCtgacaaaaaaataatattaagttcTGGTGACGTGAATgtacaacaaaactcaaagtctaaatatgattaaatatttttacaatATTTATAACCGTAACCCCTTCTCCCTTTCTATAATTAATATTTCCTAAGTTACATCTAATTTAGTGCCTAATCAATTGAGCCACCCATGCCATTAGAAGCTCGAGCAAATTGAGTTCACAATCTACCTAATCTCCGAGAGCTTTAACATATTCTTTATTTAGTTTAGAGCAACATTCATCAATAACTTTACTTGTAGTACTGAATGTGAATTTAGAAGGAGCTTTAACATATTCTTTATTTAGTTTAGAGCAACATTCATCAATAACTTTATTTGTAGTACTGAATGTGAATTTAGAAGCTATAGTCAAAGATTAGAATAACTAGTATATCAACAACCAtcttaaacaatattttatatttcataatGTTGTTCCATTTTATGGATGTTAATACTAGGGGTATAAAAACGGGCTTGATCCGTTGGACATGTCCCTTTGCTCACACTTTAGTGTGAGGCGTACCAAGGTTTTAGGCCTGCATCCTCAACTATGACTGCCCGCCCCATTTTCTTGCGGACTTTCATGGGGCAGGCTCTTAAACGGGGAAGACATGctcgtttgccacccctaattaataccttcatcaaaataattttacaattataattatattgtaaTTAGAGGAATGCCTTATTCTTGAATAATGCTTAGAAtttcatcaaattcaattctGACAGTTGCGACAGTTGCAACATACTCATCATATAATTCTTTCAATGAACACATGTCCCACATGTCCttctttattttttcaataaaacttcTTTAAATTTACATATCTTGGGAAAACATATACGCTCCGAATGAAATTTGCACATAGAATTCAAAACACTAGTTACAACTATCAACATATTACACTCCCCCAGTATTTGCAAAACTATATTTTTATTGGATCCACCATTTTTCTCATGAAGAGATCTTCATCTTCACCGTCCTTATCAAGTATCTCTTTTACCTTTCAAATTTCTGATAGATACAAATTTACAGTCAGATATTCATTACCTACATCTACATTTAAAATGGTAGTTGTagtaaacaataataaaataataaagtaaaaaaaataagaaaaatagtaaTTGTAGTaaacaatagtaaaataataaagtgaataaaaataaaaataaatatttgataaaCTACATGAGATCACATGATTAAATACTTATAGAAGTTTACAAATTTTTTCAACTTTATTTCATTATGTAAGTGAAAGGGCATAATCATAACGAGTCTCTTTTTTATAGTCTACAAATGAAATCTAAAAGTTCAAAATAGTTGGCAACATATTAAAGGTTGAATTCTATTTTGTTGGAGAATCAACAATGAGTTTCCTTTCTTTCAAACTTTTCTCCTCGACCACATCACAAAATGTCTTTAGTTTTGCATTATTGTGGTCAACATATTTGACACTTTTACAAATATTAAAAAGATGTCCTTAAATTTACTAAGATCGTCATGGACCAACAAATTCAATACATAGACACAACATCTTACATGATACAAAGAGCCATCAAGGATTAACTTAGAGATAAATTATCTTTGAGGCATCTTAAGCATGATTCATTATAAGAAGCATTATCAATGGATactgaaaataatttattttgaatctcAAAGTTTTCAAACATTTATAAATAGAATCAGCCACATCAATACCACGCCTTGGTGCACGCACTTCCACAAAAATCAAAACTCTTTTTTAAAGATTTCATCATGCATCAATGAAATATCCTATGATAACTAGGAGGGAAAAACGGGCATGACTGGCCCATTTAGGCCTGCTCCATAAAAAAAGGGGCAGGATGGAGTAGACATCCTTAGGTGTGACATGCAGATGACACCTAGTCATTATGTAATATTTGCGAGCAATTTCGAAAAAATAGGTGGAATAATgagaaaaaataaagcaaataggtgGAAAAAGAGAAAAATCTTCAAAGGAGAAAAAATGGGGACTTcgtaaaaaattgaagaaaaagtaAGAAAAGAGAAGAATTTACCACTACTTTTCTCGCGACTGCGATGCTCTCATCGTGGGCGTGATGAAGGAACATCGTGATCGCGATGACACGCTTTTCTGACACATTTATTTTGCAACTTTAAATAGAGAAAGTGGAATTTTTTTAGGGTTCCGTATTTAGAGAGAAAGTGACACCAAGAGCTTTTGTAAATGAGTTTGGAGAGCATTGGAGCCATTGGAGAACTTATTTCCATTGATTTTGATGAATACTTCCTATCAAGTCAGGGTAATTTTCACTGAGTAGCTAAGTTATTTTAGATTAGGTCTTTTGAGAAGAACCTAATTGTACTTTGTTGGATTATATGACTGTTTGAGATTATTTGAATGCTTTTATGTTATTATCATTTTGTAATTGTTCGTATTCTTAATGATGTTTGTGTGTTGACGAAtgcataaatttattttaaatgtgtatggaTTATTGACCATATGTCTACCGATCTGAATTAGGGCAATTATTTAACTTAGTAATTAAATGGAAATAGGTAATTATAAGTTGTGGCGTTTGAATTAACAAACATAGAGACACCTAGTTTAACTTTGAATTGGTCTAAGGAATTAGGAATTATTCTCTATATTAGTGAGTTGTACACCGAGAAATTGGGTACAAAAGTCTTGTTTAGGGGCGGCAGAGTGGGTGGCCCGCTCTGTTTAGGCCATTCCTGTTTAAGCCTGTCCAAAGGTAGGGCGAGACGGGACAAACTAACTTAGACATCTGAGCTCAAAAGTCTTGTCTGCCTTGTTTATTAACGAGTTGACGAGTTGGTGAGCCAGTCCGCTAATATTTTCTTATAGTTTGATTTActgtataatttatttttt
Encoded proteins:
- the LOC131662210 gene encoding F-box/kelch-repeat protein At3g23880-like; the encoded protein is MRSPKHMRTNPNIFSSAELPFDVISEILGRLSVKSLLQFRCVSKSWKSLISDPQFAKKHLNLSTTRRLLRVSYDSPSHRFILNSYSLQSVFTDTNYNLTRFQFPLDVISERYSHHLVGSCDGILCVANYRISPDYKRFVVLWNPSIRKYKELPHFENPAELYRLRLRMTYGFGYDHVSHDYKLLVLYSCLTEHTTRAKVYTLKTDSWRTIQPFPSDFGTLPDYPQGRYGKYVSSTVNWMTCQRWIVSFDLVNESYRKILPPRQQREPIYLGLSVLRDWLCIISDHDVWVMKEYGIRDSWTKLFNVTHLLDPPSNSFRLTNVIFQDDQVLLVFKHFLATPINSDKLRQDEAL